In a genomic window of Aggregatimonas sangjinii:
- a CDS encoding vanadium-dependent haloperoxidase, with protein MRASNSAMLILTLLLAAACAPKHEQQKLNTYFDNGLSRYNRALTNVIVSDIFTPPVASRIYAYPNIAAYEGIRFMDSSKVSLAGQLNGLQALPLPDTKKEYYFPLSSMVAFMNVGKALVFDLEKVDALEKQILQEVQDIGIDSEIYTNSVAYGEELATAILAWASKDGYLQRTALPRYSVNDEPARWRPTPPDYMEAIEPHWNTLRPFTLSAADQFDPGLPTVFDSNEKSQFYQEAMEVYNTVTELDSNQVEIAKFWDCNPNISTTKGHVMYFQQQISPGGHWIHIAAQVLEQENANPVKAAQTMALTSIALADGFISCWDQKYKSTLTRPETYINNYIDPDWMPILQTPAFPEHTSGHSVASNAAATVLTNIFGDNYQYVDATEVPYGLPERSFKSFFEASEEAAISRLYGGIHYRPAIELGIVQGKAVGQHTFDTIEFEKSDFAYKE; from the coding sequence ATGAGGGCATCAAATAGTGCGATGCTTATCTTAACATTGCTCTTGGCTGCTGCCTGCGCTCCTAAGCACGAACAACAAAAGCTGAACACCTATTTTGATAATGGCCTATCGCGGTACAATCGAGCGCTCACCAATGTTATCGTTTCCGATATTTTTACCCCTCCAGTAGCGAGCCGCATTTACGCCTATCCGAATATTGCGGCCTATGAGGGCATCCGATTTATGGATTCCTCGAAAGTTTCTCTTGCGGGTCAGTTGAACGGGCTGCAAGCACTGCCGCTTCCCGATACCAAGAAGGAGTACTATTTCCCCTTGTCTTCCATGGTTGCTTTTATGAATGTAGGTAAAGCTTTGGTCTTTGATTTGGAAAAAGTGGATGCGTTGGAAAAGCAAATATTGCAAGAAGTGCAGGATATCGGTATTGATTCCGAAATCTATACGAATTCCGTCGCCTATGGCGAAGAATTGGCTACGGCCATTTTGGCCTGGGCCTCCAAAGACGGCTACTTACAACGAACCGCCTTACCTAGATATAGTGTTAATGATGAACCGGCACGTTGGCGCCCAACTCCTCCCGACTACATGGAAGCCATAGAACCACATTGGAATACCTTACGTCCTTTTACATTGAGCGCTGCCGATCAGTTCGACCCAGGACTACCCACCGTTTTCGATTCTAATGAGAAATCGCAGTTCTATCAAGAAGCCATGGAGGTCTATAATACGGTAACAGAACTCGATTCGAACCAAGTTGAAATAGCCAAATTCTGGGATTGCAATCCGAATATTTCGACCACAAAAGGGCATGTCATGTATTTTCAACAACAAATATCTCCAGGAGGCCACTGGATACATATCGCTGCACAGGTCCTGGAACAGGAAAACGCGAACCCGGTCAAAGCTGCCCAGACCATGGCCCTGACAAGTATCGCCCTAGCGGATGGTTTTATCAGCTGTTGGGATCAAAAGTACAAAAGCACACTTACCCGGCCCGAGACCTACATCAACAACTATATCGATCCTGATTGGATGCCGATTTTGCAGACACCGGCATTTCCCGAACATACTTCGGGACATAGTGTGGCCTCTAACGCTGCGGCCACCGTACTTACGAACATTTTTGGAGATAACTATCAGTACGTCGACGCTACCGAAGTGCCTTACGGACTCCCTGAACGCAGTTTCAAATCATTCTTTGAAGCTTCGGAGGAGGCCGCCATTAGTCGGTTATACGGTGGTATACATTACCGCCCCGCTATTGAACTCGGCATTGTTCAAGGGAAAGCCGTAGGTCAACACACATTCGATACTATTGAGTTCGAAAAAAGTGACTTTGCCTATAAGGAATGA
- a CDS encoding GntR family transcriptional regulator: protein MSLLDKINALSTVNTLSKHEQLVQGIIEAIDSEVLSVGDQLPSINMMVADLGFARKTIVKAYEELKDRGLVESKKLKGYFIISTETKVTLRVALLMFSFHRFQEEFYNTFRKELGKRFQIDVFFHHNNVSIFETIFTNIKGKYGMYVVAPIPDPKLRPLLQEIEPGKLLIVDRYLEMDSAYSYICQEFEDTTYQKLVELLPHIQKYKKMILFFNEDSDYPIGIKNAYQRFLTDYDIEGRVSKKYKSGTVKKSTLYFFTGDTYLWEVLRDCRNNEYTIGKQVGILSHNDHVVKEIAFGGITTISIDFKDMAKRAATHIKESAFTQELIPVNLIKRHSL from the coding sequence ATGTCCTTATTGGATAAAATAAACGCCCTCAGCACGGTAAATACCCTTTCAAAACATGAGCAACTGGTTCAGGGTATTATAGAAGCCATTGATTCCGAAGTACTTTCAGTAGGGGATCAGCTGCCTTCGATCAACATGATGGTAGCCGATTTAGGCTTTGCCAGAAAAACAATAGTAAAAGCCTACGAAGAGCTTAAGGACCGTGGTTTGGTCGAGTCGAAAAAGTTGAAAGGCTATTTTATCATAAGTACCGAAACCAAGGTTACTTTAAGAGTGGCTTTGCTTATGTTTTCTTTTCACCGTTTTCAAGAAGAGTTTTACAACACCTTTCGGAAAGAATTGGGAAAACGCTTTCAAATAGATGTTTTTTTCCACCACAACAATGTATCAATCTTCGAAACCATTTTTACGAATATTAAAGGAAAGTATGGCATGTACGTGGTGGCTCCTATTCCAGACCCGAAATTACGCCCACTTTTACAAGAAATCGAGCCAGGAAAATTATTGATCGTTGATCGGTATCTTGAAATGGATTCTGCATATTCCTATATCTGCCAGGAATTCGAGGACACGACCTATCAAAAATTGGTGGAACTATTACCTCATATACAAAAGTATAAAAAGATGATCTTGTTCTTTAATGAGGATAGTGACTATCCCATAGGAATTAAAAACGCTTACCAGCGGTTTTTAACCGATTACGATATTGAGGGACGGGTTTCCAAAAAATATAAATCTGGTACAGTGAAAAAAAGTACTTTATATTTCTTTACTGGGGACACCTATCTTTGGGAAGTGCTTCGCGACTGTCGCAACAATGAGTATACGATAGGGAAGCAGGTAGGCATTCTGTCGCACAACGATCATGTGGTCAAGGAAATCGCCTTTGGGGGAATTACGACCATATCCATAGATTTCAAGGACATGGCCAAAAGAGCTGCTACTCATATCAAGGAAAGCGCGTTTACACAAGAGCTCATACCGGTCAATTTGATCAAGCGTCATTCCTTATAG
- a CDS encoding YihY/virulence factor BrkB family protein: MDENVGSEPVRKKFKIKDLPGLFVTTFNSWLAKEPFKLGAVVAYYAILSLPALLILVLDLVGGIWGRDIVRGELTSGLSSAFGSDTAHYVKEIMTRKGSGSTSIIATVLGLGTLVYGATGVFYQLQNALDAIWETKSNYSNNIIATLVGRLKSFGFILIFGFLLLISFVLTSALSAFSRHINEMLPVGFLEVAYLFDVLISLIFIYFLFAAMFKYLPSKQVPWRAVKSGAALTAILFVLGKYILSFYFSKAEPGSTYGAAGSIILVMLWVSYTSLILFFGAQFTKVYSDRYNL; the protein is encoded by the coding sequence ATGGATGAAAATGTAGGATCCGAACCGGTACGGAAAAAGTTCAAGATAAAGGATCTGCCGGGCCTTTTTGTAACCACCTTCAATAGTTGGCTGGCCAAAGAACCTTTTAAACTGGGGGCTGTGGTAGCGTATTATGCAATTTTGTCATTGCCTGCCCTTCTTATTCTTGTCCTCGATCTTGTAGGTGGTATTTGGGGAAGGGATATTGTACGGGGAGAACTTACCAGTGGTTTATCGAGTGCTTTTGGTAGCGACACGGCCCACTATGTGAAGGAAATAATGACGAGAAAAGGCAGCGGGTCAACTTCGATCATTGCAACGGTTCTAGGCCTGGGAACATTAGTATATGGGGCAACTGGGGTCTTTTATCAACTGCAGAACGCCCTTGATGCCATTTGGGAAACCAAGTCCAATTATTCGAACAATATCATCGCCACTTTGGTCGGGCGGTTAAAGAGTTTCGGATTTATTTTAATTTTTGGTTTTTTGCTCTTGATAAGCTTCGTTCTCACCTCTGCGTTATCCGCTTTTTCACGACATATCAATGAAATGCTACCGGTTGGGTTCTTGGAGGTTGCTTACCTTTTTGATGTACTTATTTCATTGATTTTCATCTACTTTCTTTTTGCTGCAATGTTTAAATATTTACCGAGCAAACAGGTGCCTTGGAGGGCCGTAAAATCAGGAGCAGCCTTAACGGCTATTCTCTTCGTGTTGGGCAAATACATCCTTTCATTCTATTTTTCAAAAGCTGAACCGGGATCTACGTATGGAGCCGCGGGTTCTATAATTCTGGTCATGCTCTGGGTTTCCTACACCAGTCTAATCCTGTTCTTCGGGGCTCAGTTTACCAAAGTGTATTCCGATCGGTATAATTTGTAG
- a CDS encoding NAD(P)/FAD-dependent oxidoreductase: protein MQNEIVDVLVIGAGPSGSVAAAYLHKQGLKIKVVEKNSFPRFVIGESLIPRCMDHFEAVGLLPCLEAEKFEIKRGARFVNGKGEMCNFDFSEKYTDGWDWTWQVPRADFDKAMTDELQQWGVDIDFQKEVIAVDFTEDGASTTTIKDVDGNESTIQAKYIIDSSGWGRVLPRLLDLDAPSSIPKHATIFTHVKDIKRPEGREGTMITFDVVDTETWLWVIPFSNGDCSIGYVGPIDYLASFEGTPTEKLREMMKLSNYYFERFDGVDYKFEPRQIKNFSASVKQLYGKGYALTGNSAEFLDPVFSSGVTFATESAHLAAQLISKELKGESVNWETQYKDYIMYGVNVFSTYVKEWYTGNLQKIFFHPTINLGIKEQICAVLAGYVWDKSNPFVKNHDRLVKTVARVTEMEQEGTA, encoded by the coding sequence ATGCAAAATGAAATAGTTGACGTGTTGGTCATCGGTGCTGGACCCTCGGGTTCCGTTGCGGCCGCCTACCTGCACAAACAAGGTCTGAAGATTAAAGTAGTGGAGAAAAACAGCTTTCCCAGATTTGTCATCGGAGAAAGTCTAATTCCCCGATGTATGGATCATTTTGAGGCTGTTGGATTGTTACCTTGCCTAGAAGCCGAAAAATTCGAGATCAAAAGGGGCGCCCGCTTTGTTAATGGAAAGGGTGAGATGTGCAATTTTGATTTTAGCGAAAAATATACCGATGGGTGGGATTGGACATGGCAAGTACCGCGTGCCGATTTTGATAAGGCCATGACCGATGAGCTCCAACAATGGGGCGTTGATATCGATTTTCAGAAAGAGGTCATCGCCGTCGATTTTACCGAGGATGGTGCTTCGACGACTACGATTAAGGACGTGGATGGTAACGAATCGACCATACAAGCCAAATACATTATCGATTCAAGTGGATGGGGTAGGGTGCTACCACGTTTGTTGGATTTGGACGCCCCCTCCAGTATCCCCAAGCATGCCACTATCTTTACCCATGTAAAGGATATAAAACGTCCTGAAGGACGTGAAGGGACCATGATTACCTTCGACGTGGTCGATACCGAAACCTGGTTGTGGGTCATTCCGTTTTCAAACGGTGATTGTAGTATAGGTTATGTAGGGCCGATAGATTACTTGGCCTCCTTTGAAGGAACACCGACCGAGAAACTGCGGGAAATGATGAAGCTCTCGAATTATTATTTTGAACGTTTTGATGGTGTAGACTACAAATTCGAGCCACGTCAGATCAAGAATTTTTCGGCATCCGTGAAGCAATTATATGGTAAAGGCTATGCCCTTACAGGTAATAGCGCGGAGTTTCTAGATCCTGTTTTTTCTTCGGGAGTAACCTTCGCTACCGAATCGGCACATCTTGCCGCCCAACTGATTTCCAAAGAATTAAAGGGCGAATCTGTAAACTGGGAAACCCAGTACAAAGACTATATTATGTACGGTGTAAACGTCTTCTCTACCTATGTAAAGGAGTGGTATACCGGAAACCTTCAGAAAATATTTTTCCACCCAACGATCAATTTGGGAATAAAGGAACAGATTTGTGCAGTATTGGCAGGTTACGTCTGGGATAAGAGCAACCCCTTTGTTAAAAACCATGACCGCTTAGTAAAGACGGTGGCGCGAGTGACTGAAATGGAACAGGAAGGTACGGCCTAG
- a CDS encoding HAL/PAL/TAL family ammonia-lyase: MPKIKGQLGIQEFYDVIFNEEPISVDAELLQTVQKSFDFLKEFSRNKIIYGVNTGFGPMAQYKIKDSETIQLQYNLIRSHASGTGNPISPKYVKAAMLARLNTLSLGNSGVNTTVIEVMTTLINQNIIPLIYEHGGVGASGDLVQLAHLALVLIGEGEVFYEGKRQNTADVFKKLGISPIEIKLREGLGLINGTSVMTGIGVVNTIYARRLLEWMICCSSAINEIVQAYDDHLSEDLNYTKKHLGQREIARSMRSHLADSNLTRKREHHLYVATDEIEVFEEKVQEYYSLRCVPQILGPVLDTLDEVERIMIEEVNSANDNPIVDVAKQNVYHGGNFHGDYVSLEMDKLKIVVTKMSMLAERQLNYLMNSKLNDILPPFVNLGTLGLNFGMQGVQFTATSTTAENQMLSNPMYVHSIPNNNDNQDIVSMGTNAALITKRVIENAFEVIAIEMITVVQAIEYLGVQDQVSSKTRMMYDAVRNIVPPFKEDMVMYPFVNQVKDYIINHQNKKS, from the coding sequence ATGCCAAAAATTAAAGGACAATTAGGAATACAGGAGTTTTATGATGTTATCTTTAACGAAGAGCCCATATCTGTTGATGCCGAATTGCTACAAACCGTTCAAAAGAGTTTTGATTTTCTAAAAGAATTTTCAAGGAATAAGATTATTTACGGGGTCAATACGGGTTTCGGTCCCATGGCTCAGTATAAAATAAAGGACTCCGAGACCATACAGTTGCAGTACAATCTTATTCGCAGCCATGCCTCCGGAACCGGAAACCCGATTAGCCCTAAATATGTGAAAGCGGCAATGCTCGCTAGGCTCAATACCCTTAGTTTAGGAAATTCGGGGGTGAATACTACAGTCATTGAGGTCATGACGACCTTGATCAATCAAAATATCATACCCCTGATTTATGAACATGGCGGTGTGGGTGCCAGTGGCGATTTGGTGCAATTGGCACATTTGGCATTGGTACTTATTGGCGAGGGGGAGGTTTTTTATGAAGGGAAAAGACAAAACACTGCCGATGTTTTTAAAAAACTTGGCATCTCCCCTATCGAGATAAAACTGCGGGAAGGCTTGGGACTCATTAACGGTACCTCCGTCATGACCGGTATTGGCGTGGTGAACACCATCTACGCCCGAAGATTGCTGGAGTGGATGATTTGCTGTTCCTCGGCCATCAATGAAATCGTTCAGGCATACGACGACCATTTGAGCGAAGATCTCAATTATACCAAAAAGCATTTGGGCCAGCGAGAAATAGCACGTTCTATGCGAAGCCATTTGGCCGATAGCAATTTGACCAGAAAACGGGAACATCACCTCTACGTGGCCACCGATGAAATCGAAGTTTTCGAGGAAAAAGTACAGGAGTACTATTCGTTGCGTTGCGTACCACAGATACTGGGGCCGGTTCTGGATACCTTGGATGAAGTAGAACGTATCATGATCGAGGAAGTGAATTCGGCCAACGACAATCCGATTGTTGATGTGGCCAAGCAAAATGTATATCACGGAGGTAATTTTCACGGGGACTATGTCTCCTTGGAGATGGACAAACTGAAAATCGTAGTGACGAAAATGAGTATGTTGGCCGAAAGACAGTTGAACTACCTCATGAACTCAAAATTGAACGACATTCTCCCCCCGTTTGTGAATTTGGGTACTTTGGGCCTTAATTTCGGTATGCAGGGCGTGCAGTTTACAGCGACCTCGACAACTGCGGAAAATCAAATGTTGTCTAACCCTATGTACGTGCACAGTATCCCCAATAATAATGACAATCAGGATATCGTAAGCATGGGTACGAATGCCGCATTGATTACCAAGAGGGTCATTGAAAATGCGTTCGAGGTCATCGCGATCGAAATGATTACCGTTGTGCAGGCCATTGAATATTTAGGTGTGCAGGACCAGGTCTCCTCAAAGACAAGAATGATGTACGACGCCGTTCGAAATATAGTTCCCCCTTTCAAAGAGGATATGGTGATGTATCCCTTTGTAAATCAAGTGAAGGATTATATTATCAACCATCAAAATAAAAAATCATGA
- a CDS encoding WG repeat-containing protein has translation MKTRCIATLVAILTVFAATSQELALVKQNDKYGYINKSGETVIPLEYENSKSFSDGLAAAEKDDKWGFINASGEWAIAPKFDKVKYFDSGVALVNADDQWIYINTKGEAIKTPTLEKTYDFEDGVALYRKGDKIGLLGTDGNVVLEPEYDGIKKFRNGHAKANKGELWGMIDATGKVVIPIEFEEVGNTYSPNGVYVSKNGEYGIYANGNFNVIAGADKVWNFNENSGLTYARKEDLVGFVNSKGEWVIAPQFDKVRAFSNGLAPVYNDKKWGYINEEGEVVIDYQFRDAETFAANGLAPIKEKRWGFIDKTGKLVIPAEYDISVKFGFLKSGGEEKGFIDGLARIKSKEGWGFLNEKGELLGNTWYEEAEPFVKL, from the coding sequence ATGAAAACAAGATGCATAGCTACTTTAGTGGCGATTTTAACGGTTTTTGCAGCGACTTCGCAAGAACTGGCTTTAGTAAAACAGAACGATAAATACGGCTACATCAATAAGTCGGGCGAGACGGTCATTCCACTTGAATATGAAAATTCAAAGTCGTTCTCCGATGGCCTTGCCGCTGCCGAAAAAGATGACAAATGGGGTTTCATCAACGCTTCCGGAGAGTGGGCCATAGCACCTAAGTTCGATAAGGTCAAATATTTCGATTCGGGGGTTGCCTTGGTGAATGCTGATGACCAGTGGATTTACATCAATACCAAAGGGGAGGCAATTAAAACGCCGACTTTGGAAAAAACCTATGATTTTGAAGATGGAGTAGCACTCTACCGAAAGGGAGATAAAATCGGCCTACTTGGAACCGATGGAAATGTGGTCTTGGAGCCAGAGTATGATGGTATCAAAAAATTCAGAAATGGTCATGCCAAAGCGAACAAGGGAGAGCTATGGGGAATGATCGATGCCACGGGCAAAGTCGTAATTCCTATTGAATTCGAAGAAGTAGGCAATACCTATAGCCCGAACGGCGTATATGTCAGTAAAAATGGTGAGTACGGTATTTACGCCAATGGTAACTTCAACGTGATAGCCGGTGCCGATAAAGTATGGAACTTTAACGAAAATTCCGGGCTCACCTATGCCCGAAAAGAGGATCTAGTCGGTTTTGTGAACTCAAAAGGAGAATGGGTCATTGCGCCACAGTTCGATAAAGTACGAGCTTTTTCCAATGGCCTCGCACCCGTTTATAACGATAAGAAATGGGGCTATATTAATGAAGAAGGAGAAGTGGTCATCGACTACCAATTCAGGGATGCTGAAACGTTCGCCGCCAATGGCTTGGCCCCGATAAAAGAAAAACGTTGGGGTTTCATCGATAAGACCGGGAAATTGGTCATTCCTGCAGAGTATGATATTTCCGTTAAATTTGGATTCCTGAAGAGCGGTGGCGAGGAAAAAGGTTTTATTGATGGCCTTGCACGGATAAAATCAAAAGAAGGTTGGGGATTTTTAAACGAAAAAGGCGAATTGTTGGGGAATACCTGGTACGAGGAAGCGGAACCCTTTGTAAAATTATAA
- the fabG gene encoding 3-oxoacyl-ACP reductase FabG gives MEKKEKKKYALVTGGSRGIGRAICEQLAKDLDYSLLINYNSNKEAAKETLKAVEHAGGKGELMQFDVVDAEGVKSVLEAWHENNENGVIEVVINNAGVTKDGLFMWMTQEDWSKVIDTSLNGFYNVTNALIQKLLVNKYGRIINMVSVSGLKGTPGQTNYSAAKGAVIGATKALAQEVAKRNVTVNAVAPGFIKTDMTSELDEGELKKMVPANRFGEAAEVAHLVSFLASKKSSYITGEIININGGIYS, from the coding sequence ATGGAAAAGAAAGAAAAGAAGAAATACGCTTTGGTAACTGGAGGTTCTAGGGGAATCGGCCGTGCTATATGCGAACAACTCGCCAAAGACTTGGACTATTCGTTGCTCATCAATTACAATAGCAATAAAGAAGCAGCCAAGGAAACTTTGAAGGCCGTTGAACATGCAGGTGGTAAGGGCGAACTGATGCAATTTGACGTGGTTGATGCAGAAGGTGTCAAATCGGTTTTAGAGGCTTGGCACGAGAACAATGAGAATGGCGTTATAGAAGTCGTCATCAACAATGCGGGAGTAACCAAAGACGGCTTGTTCATGTGGATGACCCAAGAAGATTGGTCTAAGGTTATCGACACCAGCCTCAACGGGTTCTACAATGTGACCAACGCCTTGATTCAAAAACTATTGGTCAACAAATACGGACGTATTATTAATATGGTATCGGTCTCGGGCCTAAAAGGTACGCCCGGGCAGACCAATTATTCGGCGGCAAAAGGGGCGGTTATCGGGGCGACTAAGGCCCTTGCACAAGAAGTTGCCAAAAGAAACGTTACTGTAAATGCCGTTGCGCCGGGATTCATAAAAACCGATATGACCAGCGAACTTGACGAAGGGGAGTTGAAGAAGATGGTGCCGGCAAACCGTTTTGGCGAGGCTGCTGAAGTAGCACATTTGGTTTCCTTTCTCGCATCCAAAAAATCATCCTATATTACGGGTGAAATAATAAACATTAATGGTGGTATTTACTCGTAG
- a CDS encoding beta-ketoacyl-[acyl-carrier-protein] synthase family protein, whose product MKRVVITGMGIYSCIGKNLSEVKTSLYEGKSGIVYDQARADFGYRSPLTGAVEEPDLKPFLTRRQRISMGEEAQYAYMATMEALQNAKIDQDFLDQNEVGIIYGNDSTARSVIESIDVMRAKKDTTLVGSGAIFKAMNSTVTMNLSTIFKLRGINFTISAACASGSHSIGTAYNLIKSGMQDCIIAGGAQEINHLAMGSFDGLGVFAMHLDHPEKASRPFDKDRDGLIPSGGGASLVLESYESAIKRGAPILGEIVGYGFSSNGDHISTPNVEGPSRAMTRALEQASMLANEVDYVNAHATSTPVGDANEAAAILEVFGESNPYVSSTKSMTGHECWMAGASEVIYSMLMMQHSFIAPNINLENPDEVSAQLNIARETINKKIDVFLSNSFGFGGTNSALIIKNC is encoded by the coding sequence ATGAAAAGAGTTGTAATCACAGGAATGGGCATTTATTCTTGCATTGGCAAGAATTTAAGCGAAGTCAAGACCTCCCTTTATGAGGGCAAGTCGGGTATTGTGTACGACCAGGCCCGTGCCGATTTTGGCTACCGTTCACCCCTTACCGGGGCGGTAGAGGAACCGGACCTCAAACCGTTTCTTACCAGAAGACAACGAATTAGTATGGGCGAGGAGGCCCAATATGCCTATATGGCGACGATGGAGGCTTTGCAAAATGCCAAAATCGACCAAGATTTCCTTGATCAAAATGAAGTGGGCATCATCTATGGGAACGATAGTACGGCACGTTCCGTAATCGAATCGATAGATGTCATGCGCGCAAAAAAAGACACTACACTGGTAGGTTCAGGCGCTATTTTCAAAGCCATGAATTCTACGGTAACGATGAACCTTTCTACCATCTTTAAGCTCAGGGGCATCAACTTCACGATAAGTGCCGCCTGTGCAAGTGGTTCTCACTCCATTGGTACGGCTTACAATCTCATCAAAAGTGGAATGCAGGATTGCATCATTGCCGGGGGTGCACAAGAAATAAACCATTTGGCCATGGGCAGTTTTGATGGGTTGGGCGTATTTGCCATGCATCTAGATCATCCCGAAAAAGCCTCAAGGCCCTTCGACAAAGATCGTGACGGACTCATTCCCAGCGGTGGAGGCGCTTCATTGGTACTCGAAAGTTACGAGTCCGCCATAAAACGTGGCGCGCCCATTCTGGGAGAAATAGTAGGGTACGGCTTCTCCTCTAACGGCGATCATATCTCGACGCCTAATGTTGAAGGCCCGTCAAGGGCGATGACAAGGGCCTTGGAACAAGCCAGTATGTTGGCCAATGAAGTAGATTACGTAAATGCACATGCCACTTCGACCCCCGTGGGCGATGCCAATGAGGCCGCCGCCATTTTGGAGGTTTTCGGCGAAAGTAATCCCTATGTAAGCTCGACCAAATCGATGACCGGCCATGAATGTTGGATGGCAGGCGCAAGTGAGGTTATTTATTCGATGCTCATGATGCAACATTCGTTTATTGCACCGAACATTAACCTTGAGAATCCTGACGAGGTATCGGCACAGCTGAACATCGCAAGGGAAACGATAAATAAAAAAATTGACGTATTTTTGTCTAATTCATTCGGTTTTGGTGGCACCAATTCCGCATTGATCATTAAAAATTGCTAG
- a CDS encoding acyl carrier protein: protein MTKEVIIEKIDEFLIDEFEVEAEELVPGASLKDSVGLDSLDFVDLVVAVESNFGVKLVGDDFANIVTLQDFYDLIERKLG, encoded by the coding sequence ATGACCAAGGAAGTTATTATTGAAAAAATTGACGAATTTCTCATCGACGAATTCGAGGTCGAAGCAGAGGAGTTGGTGCCAGGAGCCAGCCTAAAGGACTCTGTAGGTCTCGACAGTCTGGATTTTGTTGACCTTGTCGTCGCCGTTGAAAGCAACTTCGGGGTGAAACTAGTGGGCGACGATTTTGCCAATATAGTAACCCTACAGGATTTTTACGACCTCATAGAGCGAAAGCTGGGTTAA
- a CDS encoding lipid A biosynthesis acyltransferase, producing MATEWEGKSRGTVLGYKIYIFFIKYLGLSASYFILHFVVLYFCLFSIKSSRAIYYYLRKRQGYSNIKAFFNIYASYYNFGQTLVDKATISAGFRDRFTYEFDGVQNIENLLKEKKGGILLSAHVGNFEVSEFFFDDEGFDMVDKISMVTWDQEHQAIKEYMESVTSKSNVKFILIKDDMSHIFEIHQALSNGELVVFTGDRYIEGTKFLEQELLGSTAKFPLGPYLLASRLKVPVLFVYVMKEPKKHYHLYARSIEVKRGDAAGLLKGYTESLEWILKKYPLQWFNYFDFWDDKKIR from the coding sequence ATGGCAACGGAATGGGAGGGGAAATCGCGAGGCACCGTTTTAGGCTATAAGATCTACATCTTTTTTATAAAGTACTTAGGCCTCAGTGCCTCTTATTTCATACTTCACTTTGTTGTACTTTACTTCTGCCTTTTCTCTATAAAAAGTTCAAGGGCTATTTACTATTATCTTAGAAAAAGACAAGGGTATTCAAATATCAAAGCCTTTTTCAATATTTACGCCAGTTACTATAACTTTGGGCAAACGCTGGTTGATAAAGCTACTATCTCAGCCGGATTTAGGGACCGTTTCACGTACGAATTTGACGGGGTCCAAAACATCGAAAACCTACTCAAAGAAAAAAAAGGTGGTATTCTACTAAGCGCCCATGTGGGGAATTTTGAAGTATCGGAGTTTTTCTTTGACGACGAGGGTTTTGACATGGTCGACAAGATCAGTATGGTCACTTGGGACCAGGAGCATCAGGCAATCAAGGAATATATGGAGAGCGTTACCTCCAAATCGAACGTCAAATTTATTTTGATAAAGGACGACATGTCCCATATCTTTGAAATACACCAAGCCTTAAGCAACGGTGAACTAGTGGTTTTTACAGGTGACCGCTATATCGAAGGCACCAAATTTTTAGAGCAAGAGCTATTGGGCTCCACTGCAAAATTTCCGTTAGGACCTTATTTGCTGGCCTCAAGACTTAAGGTACCCGTGCTTTTCGTATACGTGATGAAAGAACCAAAAAAACACTATCATCTGTATGCCCGAAGTATAGAGGTCAAACGAGGTGATGCCGCAGGCCTCTTGAAAGGTTACACAGAAAGTTTAGAATGGATTTTAAAGAAATACCCTCTGCAATGGTTTAATTATTTCGATTTTTGGGACGATAAAAAAATCAGATGA